In Lolium rigidum isolate FL_2022 chromosome 3, APGP_CSIRO_Lrig_0.1, whole genome shotgun sequence, the genomic window aattattccctctcgatacaaggtttaggctagcaaggttatttgaaacaaacacaaggatgaacggtgcagcaaaactcacataaaagacatattgtaaacattataagactctacactcgtcttccttgttgttcaaaactcaatactagaaattatctagactttagagagaccaaatatgcaaaccaaattttagcaagctctatgtatttcttcattaatgggtacaaagtatatgatgcaagagcttaaacatgagcacaacaattgccaagtatcaaattatccaagacattttatcaattaccacatgtagcatttcccgtttccaaccatataacaattaacgaagcagttcaaccttcgccatgaacattatgagctaagaacacatgtgttcatatgcaacagcggagcgtgtctctctcccacacaagcatgtatttattcagagaatgaaaataataaaacgaaaataaaagcacacagacgctccaagtaaagtacataagatgtggccgaataaaaatatagtttcaagagaaggaacctgataatttgtcgatgaagaaggggatgccttgggcatccccaagcttagatgcttgagtctttttgaaatatgcaggggtgaaccaccggggcatccccaagcttagagctttcactcttcttgatcatggtatatcatcctcctctcttgacccttgaaaacttcctccacaccaaactcgaaacaactcattagagggttagtgcacaataaaaattaacatgttcagaggtgacacaatcattcttaacacttatggacattgcataaagctactggacattaatggaacaaagtaattcatccaccatagcaaaagaggcaatgcgaaataaaaggcagaatctgtcaaaacagaacagtccgtaaagatggattttattgaggcaccagacttgctcaaatgaaaatgcccaaattgaatgaaagttgcgtacatatctgaggatcacgcacgtaaattggcatatttttctgagctacctacagagaggcaggtcgaaattcgtgacagcaaagaaatctgttactgcgcagcaatccaaatctagtatcaacctttctatcaaagactttacttggcacaacaatgcaataaaataagataaggagaggttgctacagtagtaacaacttccaagactcaaatacaaaataaaattactgtagcaaaataaacacatgggttatctcccaagaagttctttctttatagccattaagatgggctcagcagttttaatgatgcactcgcaagaaatagtatttgaagcaaaagagagcatcaagaggcaaattcaaaacacatttaagtctaacatgcttcctatgcataggaatcttgtaaataaacaagttcatgaagagcaaagtgacaagcataggaagataaaacaagtgtagcttcaaaaatttcaccacatagggaggtgttttagtaacatgaaaatttctacaaccatattttcccctctcataataactttcagtagcaacatgagcaaactcaacaatataactatcacataaagcattcttatcatgagtcttatgcataaaattattactctccacataagcataatcaattttattagtaatagtgggagcaaattcaacaaagtggctatcattattattctcatcatcaaatataggaggcatattgtaatcataatcaaatttatcctccataacaggcggtactaaaagactactatcattataatcatcataaataggaggcaaagtatcatcaaagtaaattttctcctcaatgcttgggggactaaaaatatcatgctcatcaaagccagcttccccaagcttagaattttccatatcattagcaacaatggtgttcaaagcgttcatactaatatgttccataggttttttaattttcgcatcaaaccatccatgtcttaaatcaggaaatagaataagaagctcattgttgtccattatgccaaactagtgtaaacaagaaacaaaaagatgcaattgcaggacctaaaggaaatagcttcgagcacttacacaacggcgccagaaaagtactttacctgggaccggagtatgagtgccttttacctttcctccccggcaacggcgccagaaaatagcttgatgtctacgggagcttctattcttgtagacagtgttgggcctccaagagcagaggtttgtagaacagcagcaagtttcccttaagtggatcacccaaggtttatcgaactcggggaggaagaggtcaaagatatccctctcatgcaaccccgcaaccacaaagcaagaagtctcttgtgtccccaacacacctaataggtgcactagttcggcgaagagatagtgaaatacaggtggtataaataagtatgagcaagtggcaacggcaccgaaaagtgctttgcccgggacaagtaaacaagcagatagtaacgcagcgagtagtaacgcgatagaaacaataaacaagcagcgatagcagtatttaggaacaaggcctagggattagactttcactagtggacactctcaactttgatcacataacagaataaatagatagatgctagactctacaccctcttgttggatgatgaacaccactaactgtgtaggattacacgaaccctcaatgccggagttaacaagctccacaatattcaatgttcatatttaaataaccttagagtgcatgacagatcaacacaactaaaccaagtactaacatagcatgcacactgtcaccttcacactatgtaggaggaatagatcacatcaataccatcatagcaatagttaacttcataatctacaagagatcataatcatagcctacgccaagtactaacacggatgcacacactgtcaccattacaccgtgcaggaggaataaactactttaataacatcactagagtagcacgcagatatattgtgatacaaaacacattgcaatcataaatagatataaataagcacttcactatgccattcataacagtgaataagtattctgtgaatatagcctaagagacccacacggtgcacacactgtcacctttacacacgtgggataaggagtctccggagatcacataagtaaaacccacttgactggcataatgacatctagattacaagcatcatcatatgaatctcaatcatgtaaggcagctcatgagattattgtattgaagtacataggagagagatgaaccacatagctaccggtacagctccgagcctcgatggagaactactccctcctcatgggagacagcagcgttgatgaagatggcggtggtgtcgatggaggagccttccgggggcacttccccgtcccggcggcgtgccggaacgagactcctgtccccggatcttggcttcgcgatggcggcggctctggaaggtttctcgtaccgtggcttttttcgtatcgaggttttaggtcagggacctttatataggcgaagaggcggagtcggaaggtcaacgaggcgacgacacaacaggggggcgcgggcccccccttggccgcgccagggtcatgtgtggtgggcctgtggcccccctctggcgactctcgggtgttctggaagcttcgtggaaaaataggatgctgggccttgatttcgtccaattccgagaatatttccttactaggatttctggaaccaaaaacagcagaaaacatgaactggcccttcggcatctcgtcaataggttagttccggaaaacgcataaatatgacatataatgtgtataaaacatgtagatatcatcaataatgtggcatggaacataagaaattatcgatacgtcggagacgtatcaaagctcTACTCTTTGTTACCATCAAGTGACATTTTGATCCATGGTGAAGACAaagaggcggagaatatcatgaaggttgGGTTGGAGGAAGTCAAATGGTGTTGCGAAGACCATTGAAAATATGTTTATTGTTGTGAAAGATAGAATTCAAGATCAAACTATTGATGTTGAACATATAAATATGATttgtatgtttttttttggacccgttaacgaaaggcttaccacccagtatTTTTATGAGCATGTTGCCGACATAAGATTACTGGAAGCCAAATGATTTTGTAATAAAGGAGCCACTAAAGGAACCACTCCCAATAAGTAGAATGTTATCTATTTCGAGATAGGCTGTTATGCCATAAGTGTTGAGGTTCAGTAGCATTTCATTGGCCATTCAAACACCTCACTTTGGTTTATCATTCATATAGAGAATGGGTGAATGAGGTTAAAGCTAACGATCAAAGGGGAGAATGTTGGGTTCTGTTAGTTTAACAGATAAAAGAGAAAAGTCAAAAGGATAATGCAAGCTTAAAGTGGGGCCCATAGGACCAACGTCCAAGACCTTTTCACCTATGTGACTTTTTCTCGTACACGCCCTAATCAGGGGTATCGATGTCCCATGTCACAGTGGACCATATATGAGAGAGGAGGCAGGTAGCAACGGTGGTTGACTTCACGATCTGCTATAACTGCTCCATGATATTCCCTcaccctaccgatctagggaggTCAGAAGTGACGGGAAGACCACCACCACCGGCTACCAGGAGGGAACTCCATCTCATCTAGGAGGCAAAGGAATTGTACAATTATTTGTAAGTCAATCTCTCAATCTCTCTGTTGGGTGCTCTAAGACATGATTCAGTTGATGTTAATGTTTTCCTAAAGATATTTATGATCTAACAATTAGATTAAGGCCTCTGACACCTAGGCATGACACGGTCAAAACTTTAAACCGTACCGTGGTTCGTCCTAGAAGGCCCAGGCCCTTGTCTACCAAAGCTTGCGCATAATCAAAGATTACGAGGTACGGTGGTCACAGATCATGACATGGAGAAATTTGTGCCACGCTTTCAGGACCCGGTGCCGCCTCAGCCGAACTCCACGCTTAGGAGCATCTCCAGCAGCCACGTGCGCCGGATAAAAAATCGTTTCTAGCCCCACGTCTCAAAGGCTCTTTCCGTTCGACGTGAcctaatacggtgtccggcaaTGCCGGATACAACGAAAAACGAGGCGGGGAGACGCGCGTCCGACGCGTCAGCGACTGGGAAGCCTAAAACCTCGTCGCCTACCTctagtcaagcgacgttaatggcgttccAGCTTTCTCAGGCGACACAGGACGCGTCtcatcgtgcatggccgcgtggccatccgcgTCGGCGTTTATTGCGTTCAACGCTCCGCTGCCGCTTTGCCTCGCACCGCTGCATAATAAGAGTGCCCCTCCTTTCGTCCCCACCAAGCAGCGGCAGATGGAGGATGACCGTCAACAGCgtaggcccgccgccgccgtcgccgggcaCGGAGCGCTGGAGGGATGCGAGCAGGGCCCGGCGGGCTcgcctcaccgccgaggagcggtccGATCCAACCTGGGCGACCACCGGAaacgacgcctggtgggtcgCCTACTTCCAGGCGCAGCACGACGTGGAGATGAACAGCACCGCCGGCCTCATCGGTCGgcggaacagctggaacaaggagggGCGCCTCctcttctggggcgttccggggagcctcctcttctggggcgttccggggcgcaccctggagCACGTCGTCGACGGCATCTAGAACGGCGCACCGAGGTTGGAGATGCCGTcatcgccgccaccatctcctaTGCCCGCAGCGCGCTGGCAGCTGAGGAAGACGTAGCCTTCCTCGTCCCACCGCGCCACGCCCTACACCGTGcccaagcgcgaggtgaaggaggagccggagttcgcgacgcccccgtcaatccgaggcgcgACGGCAACAACGTTAGCCGGCAGCAGCAAAGGCgcgccggcgacgccctcctcatcccgaagccgaaggtcaaggaggagcaggacgacgaggcagccgggaaggcggcgctgctggctggAGTGCGAGCGGTAGCAGCGTCTCATTGCTAGCAGcgatgaccccgaggactgcccaaggCTGCACGCGGCGTTCGAggcgtcgctgaacgacaagggCACCTAGAGGGGCGACCTCGTCAGGGCGATcgtcatgtccatccgcgacaccgggaagccgctcgtggacctcaccgacaacGAGGAGGTTGGAccaagcggcgcggtgaaggacgagcccgtcgatgaGCCCGATGAGCGTGGCAAGCAGGATGTCATCATCGACGACATGTACAATTTCCTCCAGTACTACGACGTctctggccgccgcaagtactactagaATAGGGTTAAGTTTAAATTCCATCGAATTTCGtttgaatctatgtaatatatatcAAATTTAAATAAATTCGCTTAAGttttaaaaatctgaaattttgttcgggggacgcggctggggaacgACGTCTCCTAAACGCGGCACGAAGGAACCACGTCCACCAAACAATAAATTCGACGCCGTTTGGAAAACACTTTGGGGACGCAGCTGGAGATGCTCGTATGGTGCCCCTCAAGCTTGATGAGAGCTGCAAGAAAATCATGTTGAGGAGGAGCTCATCAGCCATGTTGGATCGCAGCTATCAACCATGACGAATTGACGCTGTTGAGGTGCCGTACAAGCAACAGGTGTCTTGTATCTCTATGATACAAGTCAAGAGTACTTTTGGTTTCCAAGGTTTAGAGCAACTTCTTTTTCCTTCTTGTGTGGCCATGTGCGGCCTTGTTGTCTCCTGGGACTTGCTCCAGGCTATGTTTCTTTCTTGTTTGGACTATCTCTCCTACATTTCAGCGATGATCCATCATCCATGGTTTCCATGTTAGAGAATTTTCTTAACTTTCTGTTCTGTGTTGGAACGTGAGAGGACTCCATGACCCAGATACACACACAACTCTTATGGGGATAGACTTGTTTTAATCCATTCTGTGTTGACAAgtttacctatgtttatgttgtctttccttgAGATTCCAAAAGGGGTTCTGAAAAGACTCGATTTTTATCGgtctagatttttttggcaaggagatgggaaaaagagaaaatataGATTAACAAAATGGAATATTATTTGTAGGCCAAAAGATCAAGGAGGTCTGGGTATTGAAGTTTTAGAACTAAAACATAAATGCCTTCTAAGTAAATGGCTCTTCAAATTATTGAATGAGGAAGGGGTATGACAAGAattattacataataaatatctGTCTCAAAAAACTCTATCTCAAGTTCAAGTTAAACCAactgattctcctttttggaaggggCTAATGCATATGAAAGATGATTTCTTTGCAAGAGGTCGCTTTAAACTAGGGGATGGTTCGACTGTtagattttgggaggatgttTGGATGGGGGATAAAGCTTTGGCACAGCAGTATTCATCTTTATATCACATTGTGCAACATAGAAATGTCTTAGTTGCAGATGTACTGGCTCAGGTACCGCTGAATATTCAATTCAGGAGAGTGTTGCAGGGGAATAAGTGGACAGATTGGTTACAATTATGTAGACGATTAATGAGAGTCACTCTTGAAAATGAACCGTATATTTTTGTTTGGAATCTTACAACCTCAGGTTTATTTACTGTTAAATCGATGTATGAAGACTTGTTGAATGACCATACTCCTTTTTTACGGAAATATTTATGGAAACTTAAACTCCGCtaaacataaaaaaaaattatgtggtttcTGCATAACAAAGTGTtgttaaccaaagataatcttgaaaAGAGGAATTGGAAAGGGTGTACCAAATGTTTTGTGGGGCACAAGAAACCATCGAACATCTTTTTATAGCTTGTCCTTTTTCAAAGTTAATTTGGCGCATGGTGTTTTTCGCATTTAATCTCCCAAGCCCTGCTAATAtcaccaatatgtttggtaattggctgaaTGGTGTTGATAAGAAATCAAAAGATAGAATACACACTGGTGTATCTGCTTTGTGCTGGTCAATATGGAGATGTCGAAATAATATTGTGTTTAAGAATTCAAATACTTTCAAtatcttgcaggttattcatatggctGTTCACTGGGTGCAATAGTGGGCGTTACTCCTTCCTCAGAACCAGCGGTCCTTTATTGATACTGGATGCAACCATCTCCAGACGGTCAGGGTATCTTGTCCCGGGCTGGATGGTGTCACACTAGTCGACTATAGGATGCTTAGTTCGCCTAGTTTCAGTTTTTTGatgtttcgatggttgatttatGTATCCACCATGCCTGATCCGTGAATTTTGTATCGAAGACTTCTGTTTTTTTTAATCTATTAATAAAgaccgtgtgcatcatcacgatgcagaggctggggcaaacccccttttcgaaaaaaatctaAATGGGACCAGCACTTGATCACTCAACGCCTATTTGTTGGGTAGAGCACATCAACAGCTGAGGTAACAATGTGAACAACTATTGTTATGAGAAGGACAATATTATACCATGATACATTTATTCCAAGAATCATCCAGAAATCAACCATTAGCCCTCAAACAGTTCATTTGATTTAAACCCACAAGAGCACAGACGAATTTGATTCTCCAATACATTAGATCTTAATTAATCATCATCTAAAAATTCAATCTTGTCCAACTTGTCTATTTACCTTTTTTTTTGTCTCTACATAGAGCTGATATGGGCTAACAATGCACCACCTAACTGGCGGATTATATCTTCTCCCGTAGAGCTTCCTAGTCTATAAGAAACATAATGTTGGAGCATACCCAGATTAATTATGTGTGTGCCAAGGCTCACCGTAATTGAGTCGGTGTACAATGAGGTATTTTTCTTACTGTCCATAACCACTGAAGATTACATCAGGATCAGGTTCAAGATCGCTGGCGAATCTCGAAAAATCCATATTAAAAATATTCTTAGCCATTTTTTGTGTGCTGATTAGTATATGGTAATAGTAATACTTGAATCATCAAACCAGCTGTATCTCAAATCTCCTTGTCCATAAGAAAGAATAATATTGGAGTATACCTAGATTATATGTGTAGCAAGGCTCAGCGAAATGGAATCGGTGTACAACAGGGTTAACTCTTCTAGTGTCTATAACTTCTGAAAAACACATAAAGATCAACAGCGCTGGTGAACCTTGGAAAACCCATCATTAGAAAAATGCTTAGCCGTTTCCTTGTGTTGAATAATATATGGTAATAGACTACTAGTAAAACTAGATTAGCAACTCTCTGGAATAAAATAGTGAACAATAGGAATGGTAGCTTGGTTAATGCCATCCCTGGTAAACTTTGTTATAACAAATACTACAGCAGAACCATGCAGACTACGTCACTACACATTCGCCTATCCTATACACTGCACAAAAAACATCTAACTATCTAGGCTGGAACTCTGATATTGACATCCCGTTGACAGACGGCACAGCGTCTGCTCTTTTGGGTCCTAGATCTCTGTCTGAGCTTGACTCACCATACGCAAAGGTGAATGCCGGCTTGGATGGTGCTGGGAAGATTGAAGCATGACCGTGTAGCATCACGAGGACGTCTAGCATGGTCGGTCGGTCTGCCGGGTTCTCCTGCACGCAAAGAAGCGCCAGATGGATGCATTTCAGCACTTCTGTCTCGGTGTTCTTGCAGTCCAACGACGGATCCATGATCTCCAGGGGTGTTTCCTTCTGCCAATGATCCCATACCTGGTAACAACATAACAAGGTCACAAGTATTAATTGAGTGCCCATGATCTTATTGCATCTAGGTAAGAGGTTGTTCATAGGAAAGCTCACAAAGCTGAGAACAGTGGTGGACTCTTCGACTGCTGATTCAAACATCTCGGTATTTTTCTTTCCCGTGATTATCTCCAGGATAAGAACACCAAAGCTGTAGACATCTAATTTGAACGATACGTGCCCCAAAACGACGTACTCTGGCGCCATGTATCCTCTGCCATACAAGGAAATAATCGATCGAGTTAATACATCATCAAGGTGAGGTTGCTGTGCTTGGTTATGGAGTACTAGCTGGTAATCCATGCAGTTGCACTGGCtggattttgaagaaaaaaactcCGGCCTAGGTTGCTCGACAAATATGTTTTTCATGCATGCCGGCCTTTTCTTAATTACTTTTTAAAATGGGCTTGTAAGGtgatagatttaatctccactCTTGATTGACCATATACACCTCACCATGTGTGCGTGCTCCTGCTGATGTCTGGCTCACTTGTATGGCCTTGTAGTCCtagttttttttcttattttatgGCCTATGCTACCATAAGAAAATTATATGGGCTATTTGGTCCCTACTGCTAGATGCATGAATAGCCCGATACTTACTACAGGAATTTCCGAAGTATGTAATTAGTATAATGGTAGATAGATATATCTATTACGTACAATGTTCCGACAACTTGGCTCGTGATGTAACTCGTCCTGTCGCTGTTGAAGAGCCTTGCTAGGCCAAAATCTGAGATCTTCGGGTTCATGTCGTTGTCAAGAAGAATGTTGCCAGCCTTGAGATCACGATGTATAATCTTTATCTGGGAGTCCTCGTGAAGGTATAAAAGACCTCGTGCTGTTCCATAGATTATACGATATCTTGTATCCCAGGGCAACAACAAACGCTTCTCAATTTCAGGTGCTGCAAACCCATGCACATGTGGAAATTTTGATTAGTTTATGAAGCAATATTTCACTCAGGAATACTGTGGCTGTTGTATGTATAGCACTTCGTACCAAAAAGAAAGGTGTCCAGACTTTTATTGGGCAGGTACTCGTACACAAGTAACTTCTCCTGCCCTTCCATGCACACGCCAAGAAGCATTGTGAGATTGTTGTGCCGGAGCTTGGCTACCGACATTAGCTCGTTCCTCAACTCCTTTAGACCCTGCCCTGAAGATTTATCCAGTCTCTTAACAGCTATTTGCTGTCCATGAGGCAAAACCCCCTGAAAAATACAGTTCAGGTAGCTATCTGTTTTATTAAATTGCTTTGCTGAATCCTAGTAACTTAAGGTATATATGTAGTTCTAATTTTCTATCTATCTCATTTAAATTTTATAGAACAGGGAGGTGTGTGTCAACTTTGCCCCCATTGTATACCTTATATACTGCGCCAAAGCCTCCATGTCCAAGCATATTCTCTTCGGCAAAATTGCCCGTCGCATGCCTCAATGTTGGCAGGTCAAAGAGAAGTGATGCAAGGTCATCATCTTCTTGGTAAGCTGTAGAAAGAGAAAAGATATTGCTCACCTATGGTAAAAAAAATCTATCAAACTTGATCGGTCCTACAAGTTCTGCTGGTGCATTTAGGGAAGCAACTTACAAAGTTGTGTTCTAGTATTTCTCCATAGAATAAATATAAAAATAGACAGGAGGATAACTGCAACTCCAAGAACAATGGCCGATACTGTTGCTGCAGTTTGTCGCCACCTTGTCCCATTTCCTCCTGTCAATTACACAGAGATCATTACACAAAAGAAGCTGGTATGCCAAGTTTCTGACCAAAGAACCCCCTAAACTCAATGTGGAGTTTAGATTTCGAACCTCAGGTACAATATCGTTTAAAGAACCTCACCCCTGAACTCAAAATACCATTTAATAGACAACAGCCTCTTTCTTTCTATTTGACTGGTTTTGACTGCAGTGTCGACCTACGAGGCGCCACGCAAGCTCTCTCTCCTCTCTGCCACATTAACACAGGTATAAACTAGACATCAGACCAAGAACCTGTCTCCCAAAGCCTATGGCTGGGCTCTTCTTCCTAGCCGACCGGTCACGGCTTCCCAACAACTGGTCAGTATGTATTCTCCAACTTTTTTAAGGAAGAATTGCCCCTTTTGATTAATTAAGGAGACAAGAATTTTTATGTTAATTAGAGGGAAAGCAGGCTAAAACCTATATACAAACCCAAAGCCAGTCATCAGGGAAAAATCTTCGGACCTGGCTACCAACATAGACTCCACACACTACATTCGTCATGGTTGTCCACAAGTGTCATCGTCATCACCCATCGTCCTCGATGCAGCAACTCTGAATTCACAAGCAACCACCAACAAAGCGAACCTCCACAGCTACACTAAACCCATGTCGGCCTATGCCAAGTAGAAAGCTTCTCAAGTCAACACTATCAGCTTCAATTCTGATGACGTGGTTCGTCGGGGGAAAAGCAAAGGCTCGTGCCGATTAGAAGCACTGCAAACCGAACCATCCATCGCCAGTCATCCTTACCACCAAGAGGACGCCAAGGCGAGGCTTTTGGTAGCCGGCTTTTCCGGCGTGTCTGCTGGGTCTCCAAAATTATTACATACTATATCACTATCTACCTGATACCTTAGATATACAGTGAGCAGAAAAACAAAGCTCTGTAATCTCCAAAACGAAGGGCGCTAACATGACTGACATATGGTACCGGATAGTGTGAAATCATATAGGGATGTGAACCATCTATAGGCTATATAGCCGTATGGCAATCCAATTCGAAAATATAAAGGCCATGCTAACTCGAGAATATCATAGACGCAATTAGGGAATACCACAGAAGATTCACTCAATGTGCGTACTACATGCTACCAAACTACAGTATACAAGTAGACATAACCGAACAGTACTTGGGTCCGTAGATTAACAGTGGGGCTTACAGCGCAGTGAACTCATCGGTGAGCGCGGCCTCGAGTTGCGCAGCCTGGTCTTGGCCATCGTACgccctcatcctcttcctcctcctcgagctTTTCCCCCATCGTACCAGACTAGGCGGGCTGACAGGGGAGACGCGCGGCTGGCTGATAGGGTAGCCACGGGAGG contains:
- the LOC124703025 gene encoding cysteine-rich receptor-like protein kinase 44; its protein translation is MDNRSSVCTASVLLLSLSFCFLPSAGAASSAALLEYECNNGTSYAANSTYQSNVRSLLATLAANASRSSFPPVGFATAVVGASPNTVWGLGLCRGDTNGTDCASCLALAPEIAFGQGDYCMGVKEVSIFYDRCLVHYSFRDFLSRPDNRLVEARDGSPDNVTRDAGRFDALVVSLVGALSDWAAFNTTTRYAVGTMVSDQGFTTASKDVVRRITGLVQCTPDQAPGPCRQCLQALVDEMPAAFNGSVGGHILRVWCNLRFEVFEFYDDSPMLQLVAPPPAPPPSSSPPESRGQTGGNGTRWRQTAATVSAIVLGVAVILLSIFIFILWRNTRTQLSYQEDDDLASLLFDLPTLRHATGNFAEENMLGHGGFGAVYKGVLPHGQQIAVKRLDKSSGQGLKELRNELMSVAKLRHNNLTMLLGVCMEGQEKLLVYEYLPNKSLDTFLFAPEIEKRLLLPWDTRYRIIYGTARGLLYLHEDSQIKIIHRDLKAGNILLDNDMNPKISDFGLARLFNSDRTSYITSQVVGTLGYMAPEYVVLGHVSFKLDVYSFGVLILEIITGKKNTEMFESAVEESTTVLSFVWDHWQKETPLEIMDPSLDCKNTETEVLKCIHLALLCVQENPADRPTMLDVLVMLHGHASIFPAPSKPAFTFAYGESSSDRDLGPKRADAVPSVNGMSISEFQPR